A part of Candidatus Hydrogenedens sp. genomic DNA contains:
- a CDS encoding ketose-bisphosphate aldolase yields the protein MPLVPMRQILDEAAKGGYGVGAFNVNNMEQIQAIMQAANDTNSPVIIQASRGALKYSKMIYLKKLMEAAVEEYPHIPVALHLDHGNSVETCKQAIELGFTSVMIDGSLKEDGKTPNTYEGNLEVTLKVIELAHPLGVTVEAELGCLGGIEDGHGAGLSDKDVESHLTDPAQAEEFVKQTGVDALAVAIGTSHGAYKSSRKDPVTGEVLPPKLAMERIIEIHKRMPNCHMVMHGSSSVPQELVDIINKYGGKMPGTKGIPLEEIKKGIENGVRKVNVDTDSRLAITGAIRKVFWEQPEKFDPRDYLRPAREAAYQVYVERMKAFGQAGHAGDYKPLTLDDMKSYYKK from the coding sequence ATGCCATTAGTTCCTATGAGACAAATACTTGATGAAGCAGCCAAAGGTGGCTACGGTGTAGGTGCTTTCAATGTAAATAATATGGAGCAAATCCAAGCGATTATGCAGGCTGCAAATGATACCAACAGTCCTGTAATAATACAGGCAAGTCGAGGTGCATTGAAGTATAGTAAGATGATTTACTTGAAGAAATTAATGGAAGCAGCGGTAGAGGAATATCCACATATACCCGTTGCACTGCATTTAGACCATGGAAACAGTGTAGAAACTTGTAAGCAAGCCATAGAACTCGGATTTACTTCCGTAATGATAGATGGTTCGTTGAAAGAGGATGGGAAAACACCGAATACATACGAAGGTAATCTTGAAGTTACATTGAAGGTTATTGAATTAGCCCATCCGTTAGGTGTAACAGTAGAAGCAGAATTAGGTTGTCTTGGTGGAATTGAAGATGGTCATGGGGCAGGTTTATCCGATAAAGATGTAGAATCTCATTTAACAGACCCTGCACAAGCAGAAGAATTTGTAAAACAAACAGGTGTAGATGCTCTTGCTGTTGCTATTGGAACAAGCCATGGTGCCTATAAATCATCAAGAAAAGACCCCGTTACAGGGGAAGTATTACCACCGAAATTAGCTATGGAGCGTATCATTGAAATTCATAAAAGAATGCCAAATTGCCACATGGTAATGCATGGTTCCAGTTCTGTACCGCAAGAATTAGTAGATATTATTAATAAATATGGTGGCAAAATGCCGGGGACAAAAGGTATCCCATTAGAAGAAATTAAAAAAGGTATTGAAAATGGTGTTCGCAAGGTAAATGTTGATACGGATAGTCGTTTGGCAATAACGGGTGCTATTCGTAAGGTATTTTGGGAACAACCGGAAAAATTTGACCCCAGAGATTACTTAAGACCGGCTCGTGAAGCAGCATATCAAGTATATGTAGAAAGAATGAAAGCCTTTGGTCAGGCTGGACATGCAGGTGACTATAAACCGTTAACACTGGACGATATGA